The genomic segment TTTTAGATAGGCCCAGGGAAGGCCTCAGTTGGAAGATGACATTTGAATAAAGATCTGAAAGAAGTGAGGTGAGGAAGCTAGCTCTGCAGCTCTCTAGGAAAGTAGCATTCTGGTCAGAGGGGACAGCAGGAGCAAGGGCTGTTGGGCAGCAGTGTGCCTGGTTAATTCAGAAATTACTGGAGAGACCATTGTGGCTAACGTGGAGAAAGGTGAGGGCAGAGAGGTACCTGGGACTAGATCATACCAGGCGTTGGTCACTGTAAGGACTTTTACTGAGTGGGGAGTCACATAATCTGGATTTACATTTTAGCAAGACCTCTGGCTGCTTGGTTGAGAACTGACCATGGGGAAACAAGGACAGGAGCAGGGACGCTAGTTAGGAGGCTTTTGCAGTAATCTGTTCTCTTAGTTGATTGTGGCTACCACAGTGGTGGCAGTGAaggtggtgggggggggtggtcaATTCAGGGTGTATATTGAAAGTAGAGCCAACCAGGTTTGCTGGCAGATTGGATGTGATGTGTGAGAGAAAGGAGTCAGGGAAGACTCCAAGGTTTTTGACGTATGTGATTGAAAGAATGAAGTTACCTTTTCCAAGATAAGAAGAGTGTGAGTGGAGCAGGTATGCAGGTGGAATGAAATATTAGGAAATTTGTTTGGATATGTTTGGGGAGATAAGGAGGAAAAGAGCCCAAGAGTTGAAGAGAGAATGGCCAAAGAGTTAGGAGGAAAACCAAGCAGGTATGGGTCCTGGAAGTCAagtgaagaaattatttcaatcAAGAAGGAGTTTTCACcatgtcaaatgctgctgagagTCATAGGACATTCATTGAGTGGTGTCAAAGGAGGAAAACGGTCCCCTATGGTGTATCTTTTACAACCTCTCTTAATCTCTCCTAATAACAGTACTGGGTTCAATGAACCACGGTGATGGGACTGTtggtatttttatgaaataaaatgtctGTTTCTGGAACACAGATCTGGCAGATCTTAAAGCATAGAGAAGTGACTGGCAGATTGAGAAGTCTGCCATTGGATAGTCATTCAAATTCATTATAGCAGAAAAGATGTAAGAATAGATGTATTTATCCTTCAAGATGTTGTGTCCTTACCCTCTTTACTGTTTGCAATACAGGTGTAATAAACAATGCTGcagaatttgcttttattttaatgtggtaTCATAATGTTAATAGTTTCTAGAGCAGCAGAAGgtatttttgaacttttaaatcTAGTAGTGTATGCTCACACCCTTGAAGAATTTCAACCTGATTGTAAAGAAGGGGAGCATTTCCATCATAAGGTTTCTTTATTTCTGAGATCCAGCTGATCATATGAGGGTAAATGTGCTATAATTTAGTTTGGTTTGAAATACAGCTGTGGAAGACCCAGTTACATTATTTTAGTCCTACCAATCATGACTTCTTGGTGTTGGTTAGGACCTTGAATGTTCACATCATATATTAAAGTCTTAAGGCtgattttgtttgcttatttttatctGTCAGTTAATTGGAGAGTCTAATTTTGTAAAATCATGTGGGGATTTAGCTAATTAAACTTAATTATGTGTTTGGGGGTAGATTTGCTATTCTTGGATAGTTATTCcagtataaatgtattaaaatagacaattactttttttcttaaccaAGACAAtctgattgtttttctttaacaactttGACCTTTCTGTAAAACTTTTAATAGTGTGAAATGTACcaatttggcttttaaaatatcagtCATCAGCTTAAAAAACTTAAGAGTTTAGAGGTAGCCTAcctccttcttcattttcctgcaGCTTGTTTTGTAGCTTGGAAGACCAATGTGGGCATAGCATTAGAAAGTGTCTTGGAACAAAATACAAAGCATGCTAGAACATATgaaatctttttctcttcatccGGAATATGATTCTGATGTGGGGTTCTGATGGTCACACTTCAAGAAAGATCACAAAGCTAAAAACAGTCCAGAGAAGTATAGATACAAATGATATATGAGAAAAAGTAGCTTCTCTGACAATTTAAAAAGATTACGattcttaaataaatagaaagctgAAGGGTGATAGAAGAGTCCTAAATTCTGAAGGATTTGAACAGTATCAtcagagaattatttaaaaaacactagAAATGAAAGATCTTCCCTGAAGCTATTTAGCAACATTCATTAACTTAACTATTACAGAGAACAAAAAGCATCTCTATGCTCCTTTACAAAGGATGAATTTGTTTCTCAATATGGCCCTTCTTAAAGTCTataatttggtttgtttttattgattttaggAAGATCCTGCCTTGATTCGTTGGACCTATGCAAGATCAGCAAATGTCTATCCCAATTTCAGACCCACTCCCAAGAACTCACTCTTAGGAGCTGTGTGTGCAATTGGGCCCCTCTTCTTCTGGTATTATGTTATCAAAACTGACAGGGTAAGTATTAGGACCAGATGTTTAGTATTTGTGTGATAGGGCCCCTCGGTAGGTGCCAGCTGCAGCTCTTTTCTCTTGATGATTGCCACCAGTgcccctcccaccttggccctgTAGTCTGCcttcctttcctgtcttcttttacCTTTATTCTTTTCCAGCTGGAGTTAAGTCAGAAAGTTTCATTTATGTTTGGttttattgctttattgtttCAACTAGCATAGAAAtatactttgttaaaaatcatgATAGCCTCTGGgtctttcaaatttaatttaatggcTACTCTAGAACTTAAAGTAATAAAATGGTCAACTTAAATTTCTAAGACTTGATCTTAGCTCATGGAAGAGATTTCCTTGTGTGTTTTACATAGTATAAGTAAATTATACTGTGATTATGAAGCAAAGGAATaccaaaataactttaaaaagttaatttcttttttctcattagaagatatgttgaaattaaaCTTATCTATTCTGATTACCCTTTAGATCATTATTctgcaaatgttttatttatttttcttagttcatttgttttaaaaagagatgatGTTTATTGGGTCAAGTATTAGTAGATAAGTAAATCATTAATGTTTCCTGTTTGCATGAATTCTAGTTAATGTTGGTCACATtttatgaattaatgaatggtAAAACCTATTAATACTCTAGCAACAGAGAAGCAAAAGTGGCCTGTGTTGGGAATCAGAGGCCTTGGGTATCTGATTGCAGAGAAAGCCAAGCTTATCTTTGGCACTAGACCACTCCACTTCTGGTGGTAGACCCCCAGGCCTCGTGTTGCCAACTAAACTGGAGTCCACCCATTTGGCTTTGTCTTAAACTGGCCAATCTACTCTCCTGTTAGGGCTTCTGCATTTTGATTATTTGATAAATGATCTACCTAACAGAAAGGTTGTCCCCACTTTCCCAGaagatgtttacatttttctttcaatatacgCTTTTTAGGGGGATAATATATTTCTAATTACTAAAATGTGAGTAAGATGTTTTTTGAATAGGAGTGTTTTTTTTATTGTCCCTTTAGTTCTTTAGGTTACTGTTTCCTCACACACTCCCTGAGCTTTAGACAATGGGATTGAAATTAAATTTGGGAtgtttcattctgtttttcaggGTTGTACTGCAGATTGTGCATTgcttttaatgaacatttttttctgtctatacaggacaggaaagaaaaacttaTCCAGGAAGGAAAATTGGATCGAACATTTAACATTTCATATTAAGTCTGGTAATCATGACTACATGTATTCATGCTTAAATAAA from the Eulemur rufifrons isolate Redbay chromosome 7, OSU_ERuf_1, whole genome shotgun sequence genome contains:
- the NDUFB4 gene encoding NADH dehydrogenase [ubiquinone] 1 beta subcomplex subunit 4, with translation MSFPKYIPSRLATLPPTLDPAEYDISPETRRAQAERLAIRARLKREYLLQYNDPNRRGLIEDPALIRWTYARSANVYPNFRPTPKNSLLGAVCAIGPLFFWYYVIKTDRDRKEKLIQEGKLDRTFNISY